In the Thermodesulfovibrio yellowstonii DSM 11347 genome, one interval contains:
- a CDS encoding energy transducer TonB has protein sequence MRIVYINKIQYFVVISVFFHLLIFVTVSSFVKLNKDYQKLEIFIINDVTKSFKGDVKTSVPLTKKTVEKIPFTVKSDENIKIENQKTETITNYSSSNVETSQKISSNKIASNLKSDKDGIIDTEFGTAYGPKFIHREIPIYPQIARRLGKEGKVTLRLTLNEKGELMHIEIIEGAPYGFTESAIEAVKKSKFSPAIKDGKPVACRAILPVRFILKN, from the coding sequence ATGAGAATAGTTTATATAAATAAAATTCAGTATTTTGTAGTAATTTCTGTTTTTTTCCATCTTTTAATTTTTGTGACAGTTTCAAGCTTTGTAAAATTAAATAAAGACTACCAGAAGCTGGAAATTTTTATAATAAATGACGTAACTAAATCATTTAAAGGAGATGTTAAGACTTCAGTTCCTTTAACAAAAAAAACTGTAGAAAAAATCCCTTTTACTGTTAAATCTGATGAGAATATAAAAATTGAGAATCAAAAAACTGAAACTATCACAAATTATTCTTCTTCCAATGTTGAAACCTCACAGAAAATATCTTCAAATAAAATTGCATCAAACTTAAAATCAGACAAAGATGGAATTATTGACACAGAGTTTGGTACTGCTTATGGACCTAAGTTTATTCATAGAGAAATTCCTATATATCCACAAATTGCAAGAAGACTGGGAAAAGAGGGAAAAGTTACTCTAAGGCTTACCCTTAATGAAAAAGGAGAACTCATGCATATTGAAATAATAGAAGGAGCTCCTTATGGTTTCACTGAATCAGCCATAGAAGCAGTAAAAAAATCAAAATTTTCACCTGCAATTAAAGATGGTAAACCAGTAGCCTGTCGGGCAATCCTTCCAGTAAGATTTATTCTTAAAAACTGA
- a CDS encoding methyltransferase, whose amino-acid sequence MLSQIPFSMDKLEQEDINRQILRIGLIAELDAINLYEQLASLTNDEKIKTIFLDIAREEKTHVGEFLTLLLMNDEEQEDELEEGKEEVEELLEEEEE is encoded by the coding sequence ATGCTTTCCCAGATTCCTTTTTCTATGGACAAATTAGAACAAGAAGATATTAACAGACAGATTTTACGAATAGGACTTATTGCTGAGCTTGATGCTATTAATCTTTATGAGCAACTTGCTTCATTGACAAATGACGAAAAAATTAAAACAATTTTTCTTGATATTGCAAGAGAAGAAAAAACCCATGTTGGAGAGTTTCTCACCCTGCTTCTAATGAATGATGAAGAACAAGAAGATGAACTGGAAGAAGGAAAAGAAGAAGTAGAAGAATTATTAGAGGAAGAGGAGGAGTGA
- a CDS encoding TIGR00730 family Rossman fold protein translates to MIEDFKSTDTWRVFRIQSELVEGFETLHGIGPAVSIFGSSRLTEESFYYQEAFKVARLLSQAGFSIITGGGPGIMEAANKGAKIGRGKSIGLNIEIPHEQRPNKYLDISLNFRYFFVRKLMFIKYSIGFVIFPGGFGTLDELFEALTLVQTGKIISFPVVLYGSEYWKGLLDWFKNSPKNLGAISLDDFKYFEIIDNPEAVCGYLRNYLTRLGVPLPDFYCE, encoded by the coding sequence ATGATAGAGGATTTTAAATCTACTGATACATGGCGAGTCTTCAGAATACAATCTGAACTTGTTGAAGGATTTGAAACACTTCATGGAATAGGTCCTGCTGTTTCAATATTTGGCAGTTCAAGACTAACAGAGGAAAGTTTTTATTATCAAGAAGCCTTTAAAGTTGCAAGACTTCTAAGTCAGGCGGGTTTTTCAATTATCACAGGAGGCGGGCCTGGTATAATGGAAGCAGCAAATAAAGGTGCAAAAATAGGCAGGGGTAAATCTATTGGATTGAATATAGAAATTCCTCATGAGCAACGTCCCAATAAATATCTTGATATTTCATTAAATTTTAGATACTTTTTTGTAAGAAAACTTATGTTTATAAAATATTCCATAGGTTTTGTTATTTTCCCAGGCGGATTTGGAACTCTTGATGAACTTTTTGAAGCATTAACGCTTGTTCAAACAGGTAAAATTATTTCGTTTCCTGTTGTTCTTTACGGTTCTGAATACTGGAAAGGACTTCTTGATTGGTTTAAAAATTCTCCAAAGAATTTGGGCGCAATAAGCCTTGATGATTTTAAATATTTTGAAATAATTGACAATCCTGAAGCAGTTTGCGGTTATCTTAGAAATTATCTTACCCGTCTTGGAGTTCCCTTGCCTGATTTTTATTGCGAATAA
- a CDS encoding ATP-binding protein → MIKYINEHTQEISRLRLELPFSIFPYIFTVIKKIVDKARVPGKFLLSGSANFALLKNLSESLAGRAIYLNMSPMSRRELFFKTEEEPFLMKFFRTQKIESSTTPEKIKDEDIIKGRLPPVALGLSERTLWFKGYEQTYLERDIRQFSQIVNLISFRHLLSLVALRTGSILSLSDLARNAKLNVSTTSRYLSLLEASFIIRRIHPYLKSKAARLIKSPKIYMSDSGLACYLAGIDSLDREPLMRALFEIYVAQNLLLIIESRWQGANLYFWHIQGRYEVDFVVEAQNKCIAIEVKAGEKWEDRELSGLKAFVNNTENCIAGVVAYNGTNIVRLGDKLWAIPLSVLLS, encoded by the coding sequence TTGATAAAATATATCAATGAGCATACACAAGAAATTTCCAGATTAAGACTTGAACTACCTTTTTCAATTTTTCCCTATATATTTACAGTAATAAAAAAGATTGTGGATAAAGCAAGAGTGCCTGGAAAATTTCTACTTTCTGGTTCTGCAAATTTTGCACTACTTAAAAATCTTAGCGAAAGCCTTGCAGGAAGAGCAATTTATCTGAACATGTCTCCCATGTCCCGAAGAGAGTTATTTTTTAAAACAGAGGAAGAGCCATTTTTAATGAAATTTTTCAGAACACAGAAAATTGAAAGCTCAACCACCCCAGAAAAAATAAAAGATGAAGACATAATTAAAGGACGGCTACCACCTGTTGCTCTTGGACTATCAGAGAGAACCCTCTGGTTTAAAGGTTATGAACAAACCTATCTTGAAAGAGACATAAGACAGTTCAGTCAAATAGTAAATTTAATCTCCTTCAGGCATCTACTGAGCCTTGTTGCTTTAAGAACAGGGAGTATCTTAAGTTTAAGCGACCTTGCAAGAAATGCAAAGCTTAATGTTTCAACTACCTCAAGATATCTTTCCTTGCTTGAAGCATCCTTTATCATAAGAAGAATTCATCCTTATTTAAAAAGCAAGGCAGCAAGACTCATCAAATCACCAAAGATATACATGAGTGACTCAGGACTTGCTTGTTATCTCGCTGGCATTGACTCACTTGATAGAGAACCCCTGATGAGAGCACTTTTTGAAATCTATGTTGCCCAAAATCTACTGTTAATAATAGAGTCAAGATGGCAAGGGGCAAATCTTTATTTCTGGCATATACAGGGAAGATATGAAGTTGACTTTGTAGTTGAAGCTCAAAACAAATGTATAGCTATTGAGGTAAAGGCAGGAGAAAAATGGGAAGACAGAGAGCTTTCAGGGCTTAAGGCTTTTGTAAATAATACAGAAAACTGCATTGCAGGAGTGGTTGCATACAATGGAACAAATATAGTAAGACTTGGTGATAAGCTATGGGCAATCCCTTTGAGTGTTTTGTTATCATAG
- a CDS encoding LL-diaminopimelate aminotransferase: MQIQYAERIRTLPPYLFAAIDQMKREALLKGADLIDLSIGDPDIPTLSHIVDAMKKAVEKSEHHRYPSYEGMLSYRKAVADWYKERFNVELDPEKEVISLIGSKEGIGHIPLAFIDPGDIVLVPSPGYPVYPVGTKFAGGIPYFMPLKEDNGFLPDIDSIPEDVCKKAKLMFINYPNNPTSACAGTDFYKKIIEFANKYNIIVCHDAAYSEVYYEEKPISFMQIDGAKDVGIEFHSLSKTYNMTGWRIGFAVGNKDILAGLGKVKTNLDSGVFQAIQEASIVALKTEDTVLKQIRNVYRERRDILYEGLKNAGFALKKPAATFYLWVKVPNGKSIDFVAKLLKEAEVLCTPGVGFGEHGEGYIRFALTQSKEKIKEAVERIRRLKL, translated from the coding sequence ATGCAGATTCAGTATGCTGAAAGAATTAGAACTTTACCACCATATCTTTTTGCAGCAATTGACCAAATGAAAAGAGAAGCTCTCTTAAAAGGAGCGGATTTAATTGATTTAAGCATTGGAGATCCTGATATTCCAACTCTTTCTCACATTGTAGATGCAATGAAAAAAGCTGTTGAAAAGTCAGAGCACCACAGATATCCAAGCTATGAAGGAATGCTTTCATACAGAAAGGCTGTGGCTGATTGGTACAAAGAAAGATTCAATGTTGAGCTTGATCCTGAAAAGGAAGTTATCAGTCTTATTGGTTCAAAAGAAGGGATTGGGCACATTCCTCTTGCATTTATTGACCCTGGAGACATTGTTCTTGTGCCATCTCCTGGTTACCCTGTATATCCTGTTGGAACAAAGTTTGCAGGAGGTATTCCTTATTTTATGCCTCTTAAAGAAGACAATGGATTCCTTCCTGATATTGACTCAATTCCAGAAGATGTATGTAAAAAAGCAAAACTTATGTTCATAAATTATCCAAATAATCCTACATCAGCCTGTGCAGGTACGGATTTTTATAAAAAAATCATAGAATTTGCAAATAAATACAATATAATCGTATGTCATGATGCTGCTTACTCAGAGGTTTACTATGAAGAAAAACCTATTAGCTTTATGCAAATAGATGGAGCAAAAGATGTTGGAATAGAATTTCATTCTCTTTCAAAAACATATAATATGACAGGATGGAGAATAGGATTTGCTGTTGGTAATAAAGATATTCTTGCAGGACTTGGCAAGGTTAAAACAAATCTTGATTCTGGAGTTTTTCAAGCAATTCAGGAGGCAAGTATTGTAGCTCTGAAAACTGAAGATACTGTTTTAAAACAAATTAGAAATGTATACAGAGAAAGAAGAGATATTTTATATGAAGGACTTAAAAATGCAGGATTTGCTCTTAAAAAACCTGCAGCAACTTTTTATCTATGGGTAAAAGTTCCTAATGGAAAATCCATTGATTTTGTTGCTAAACTTTTAAAAGAAGCTGAAGTTTTATGTACACCTGGAGTAGGTTTTGGTGAACATGGAGAAGGATATATCAGATTTGCTCTTACGCAGTCTAAGGAAAAAATAAAAGAAGCTGTAGAAAGAATAAGGAGGCTTAAACTGTAA
- a CDS encoding YkgJ family cysteine cluster protein, with amino-acid sequence MLNINAIAPEELTLESNFKFRCYPGISCYKSCCKNIDIMLTPYDIMRLRNRFGISSGEFLMKYTYVFVEPKSGYPFVFLNKNDDEEKTCPFLCEAGCSVYEDRPATCRYYPIGQASLKKFDLTDGITEEHYFFVKEPHCKGFEEEKEWTVQEWRKDQGVDVYDDMNRGWRELFFIRNLKAEKLDEKKQKAFYTACYDIDAFKRFVFESKFLDVFDVSEEKINKIKKDETELMNFGFDYVKFLLMIKETLKLKRK; translated from the coding sequence ATGTTAAACATTAATGCAATAGCTCCAGAGGAGCTAACACTTGAATCAAATTTTAAGTTTCGCTGTTATCCAGGAATATCCTGTTACAAAAGCTGCTGTAAAAATATTGATATAATGCTTACTCCCTATGACATAATGAGGCTTAGAAATAGATTTGGTATATCTTCAGGTGAGTTTTTGATGAAATATACCTATGTTTTTGTTGAACCTAAGAGCGGATATCCCTTTGTATTTTTGAACAAAAATGATGATGAAGAGAAAACATGTCCTTTTCTTTGCGAAGCAGGATGTTCTGTTTATGAAGACAGACCAGCTACCTGTAGATATTATCCTATAGGACAAGCATCCCTTAAAAAGTTTGACTTAACAGATGGAATAACAGAAGAACACTACTTTTTTGTTAAAGAGCCTCACTGCAAGGGATTTGAAGAGGAAAAAGAGTGGACAGTTCAAGAGTGGAGAAAAGACCAAGGAGTTGACGTATATGATGACATGAATAGAGGATGGCGTGAACTTTTCTTTATAAGAAATCTTAAAGCAGAAAAACTTGATGAGAAAAAACAAAAAGCATTTTATACAGCCTGCTATGATATTGATGCATTTAAAAGATTTGTCTTTGAAAGCAAGTTTCTTGATGTCTTTGATGTCTCAGAAGAAAAAATAAATAAAATAAAAAAAGACGAAACAGAACTTATGAATTTCGGTTTTGATTACGTTAAGTTTCTTCTTATGATAAAGGAAACACTGAAGCTGAAAAGGAAATAA
- a CDS encoding YtxH domain-containing protein, with product MREEGKILVAFLIGGIIGAAVSLLYAPKSGEETRKDIKKKAKELKKKTVKAAEELYEEIEELSEMLKEKVKDIKERGQELSSDAKKEILNQIEKLSKTIDEKKKRLLEKFD from the coding sequence ATGAGAGAAGAAGGAAAAATTTTAGTAGCATTTCTTATAGGTGGAATAATTGGCGCGGCAGTATCACTTCTTTATGCACCAAAATCAGGAGAAGAAACAAGAAAAGATATTAAAAAGAAAGCAAAGGAGCTTAAGAAAAAGACAGTAAAAGCTGCAGAAGAACTTTACGAAGAAATTGAAGAGCTTTCAGAAATGCTAAAAGAGAAAGTTAAAGATATTAAAGAACGTGGTCAGGAATTAAGCTCAGATGCTAAAAAAGAAATTTTAAATCAGATTGAAAAACTTTCAAAAACAATTGATGAAAAAAAGAAAAGACTTCTGGAGAAGTTTGATTGA
- a CDS encoding secondary thiamine-phosphate synthase enzyme YjbQ: protein MKTLTVKTSSREELIDITDEVEKAVRDSGIKNGVCYLYVPHTTAGITINEGADPSVKKDIINALKKIAPYGAGYLHMEGNADSHIKTTLVGSSVNIFIENGNLILGQWQSIFFCEFDGPRTRKIYLKILKEEE, encoded by the coding sequence ATGAAAACATTGACAGTAAAGACTTCTTCAAGAGAGGAACTAATTGATATCACTGATGAGGTAGAAAAAGCTGTAAGAGATTCAGGAATTAAAAATGGAGTTTGTTATCTCTATGTTCCTCACACAACCGCAGGCATAACAATAAATGAAGGAGCAGACCCTTCAGTAAAAAAGGATATAATCAATGCATTAAAAAAAATAGCACCCTATGGGGCAGGGTATCTTCATATGGAAGGGAATGCAGACAGTCATATAAAAACAACTCTTGTAGGGTCATCTGTCAATATTTTTATTGAAAATGGAAATCTTATTTTGGGGCAATGGCAGAGCATATTTTTCTGCGAATTTGACGGACCAAGAACAAGAAAAATTTATCTAAAAATACTTAAAGAGGAGGAATAA
- a CDS encoding co-chaperone GroES — protein MKTKREFIIVGDRVLIEPDERMDKTSAGLFLPPTVKEKDKVLGGRIVKVGPGYPVNDPSAVLEEPWKQSNTESIRYIPLQAKEGDYALFLKDAGIEIEFEEKKYLIVPHSAILALIRTTIIEDEDDRGF, from the coding sequence ATGAAAACTAAAAGAGAGTTTATAATAGTTGGAGACAGAGTTCTTATTGAGCCAGATGAGCGAATGGATAAAACTTCAGCAGGTCTTTTTTTACCACCAACTGTTAAGGAAAAAGACAAGGTTCTTGGTGGTAGAATTGTTAAGGTTGGTCCTGGTTATCCAGTCAATGATCCTTCTGCTGTGCTTGAAGAGCCATGGAAACAGTCAAACACCGAATCAATAAGATATATTCCTCTGCAAGCAAAAGAAGGTGACTATGCACTTTTCCTTAAAGATGCAGGAATTGAAATAGAATTTGAAGAAAAAAAGTATTTAATTGTACCACATTCGGCGATACTTGCACTTATAAGAACAACAATAATAGAGGATGAAGATGATAGAGGATTTTAA
- a CDS encoding sodium:calcium antiporter: MTADIFLLLFNLLLILLSAEVFTNGIEVFGKKLSLSQAVVGSILAAVGTALPETILPLVAIFLHKGEAGHSIGIGAILGAPFMLATLAFLLIGLTVLIAYISKKRTFVFDAEIPTVKRDLIFFLCMYSCGIFLPMLIIPHIIVAFLLVIGYTVYLYLTFKSESDALIHEEKLYLEKFFGKILPVERFKGFFSFVQVLLALFIMIEGAHGFVSALQHVSLMLGFDPLLFALLIAPVATELPEKFNSVTWTFKGRDTLAMGNVTGAMVFQSTFPVSVGIIFTDWNITGYALLSACLAILAGLIILGEIHFRKRISPLTLILSGSFYLLYAILIIKPF, translated from the coding sequence ATGACTGCAGATATTTTTCTACTCCTTTTTAATCTTTTGTTGATATTGCTTAGCGCAGAAGTATTTACAAATGGGATTGAAGTCTTCGGGAAAAAACTTTCACTCAGTCAGGCAGTTGTAGGAAGCATTCTTGCAGCTGTGGGAACCGCACTTCCTGAAACAATCCTTCCATTGGTAGCTATTTTCTTACATAAAGGAGAAGCAGGACATAGTATTGGAATCGGTGCAATCTTGGGTGCTCCATTTATGCTTGCAACATTGGCTTTTTTGCTTATAGGCTTAACTGTTTTAATTGCCTATATCTCAAAAAAAAGAACCTTTGTTTTTGATGCAGAAATTCCAACAGTAAAAAGAGATTTAATATTTTTTCTCTGCATGTATTCTTGCGGAATTTTTTTACCAATGTTAATAATCCCGCATATAATAGTTGCCTTTTTACTTGTAATCGGCTACACTGTATATCTTTATCTTACCTTTAAAAGTGAAAGTGATGCTTTGATACATGAAGAAAAACTTTATCTTGAAAAATTTTTTGGGAAAATTCTTCCTGTAGAAAGATTCAAAGGCTTCTTTTCCTTTGTTCAGGTTCTGTTAGCTCTTTTTATAATGATAGAAGGTGCTCATGGATTTGTTTCTGCTCTTCAGCATGTCTCTTTAATGCTTGGGTTTGACCCTCTTCTTTTTGCTCTATTAATAGCACCTGTTGCAACTGAACTTCCTGAAAAGTTTAATTCAGTAACATGGACATTTAAAGGAAGAGATACCTTGGCAATGGGAAATGTAACAGGAGCAATGGTCTTTCAGTCAACTTTCCCTGTTTCTGTGGGAATTATTTTTACAGACTGGAATATAACAGGATATGCCTTATTGAGTGCCTGCCTGGCAATTCTTGCAGGTTTGATAATTTTAGGGGAGATCCACTTTAGAAAGCGAATCTCCCCTCTTACTTTAATTTTGTCTGGCTCTTTTTATTTGCTCTATGCCATTTTGATAATTAAACCTTTTTAA
- the rlmN gene encoding 23S rRNA (adenine(2503)-C(2))-methyltransferase RlmN has protein sequence MYKQNLKELTTKQIEKIILDESLPLYRSKQIVQWIYKKFVDSINDITEWSKSLRERFSEKYYIGRINLFDKRISIDGTIKFLWELEDGEKIESVLISDKDRLTLCVSSQVGCMLKCKFCLTGKIGLKRNLKAWEIVDQYIQVSKIIQKENRKITNIVFMGMGEPLLNFENVVEALWRLKDLILFSPSRITLSTAGIIPAIKELPYKAPAIKLAISLNATDNKTRSYLMPINKKYPLHELIKTLRDYPLKPRHRITFEYILIKGINCSEKDAYRLSELLKGIPSKINLIPFNPWEGCEFERPEDNEILNFQEILAARGYSVFIRKSKGTDILAACGQLKALYP, from the coding sequence ATGTATAAACAGAATCTGAAAGAGCTTACCACAAAACAGATAGAAAAAATAATATTAGATGAATCTCTTCCATTATATCGTAGTAAACAAATAGTTCAATGGATTTATAAGAAATTTGTAGACTCAATAAACGATATCACTGAATGGTCTAAATCATTGAGAGAGAGATTTTCAGAAAAATATTATATCGGGAGAATAAATCTTTTTGATAAAAGAATAAGCATTGATGGGACTATAAAATTTCTCTGGGAGCTTGAAGATGGTGAAAAAATAGAAAGTGTTTTAATCTCAGATAAAGATAGATTAACCCTATGTGTATCAAGTCAGGTTGGCTGTATGCTTAAATGTAAATTTTGTCTTACAGGGAAAATTGGATTAAAAAGAAATCTGAAAGCATGGGAAATAGTTGACCAGTATATTCAGGTAAGCAAAATAATACAAAAAGAAAATAGAAAGATTACTAATATTGTTTTTATGGGCATGGGGGAGCCTCTGTTAAATTTTGAAAATGTGGTTGAGGCATTATGGAGACTTAAAGACTTAATATTATTTTCTCCAAGCAGAATTACTCTTTCAACTGCTGGAATAATTCCTGCAATAAAGGAATTACCATACAAAGCTCCAGCCATTAAATTAGCTATCTCATTAAATGCAACAGACAATAAGACAAGAAGTTATTTAATGCCGATAAATAAAAAGTATCCTCTTCATGAACTTATTAAAACTTTAAGAGATTATCCATTAAAGCCAAGACATAGAATAACCTTTGAGTATATATTGATAAAGGGGATAAATTGTTCTGAAAAGGATGCTTATAGGCTTTCTGAACTACTTAAAGGCATTCCTTCAAAGATAAATTTAATTCCTTTTAATCCTTGGGAAGGATGCGAATTTGAAAGACCTGAGGATAATGAAATACTTAATTTTCAGGAAATATTGGCAGCAAGAGGTTATTCAGTCTTTATAAGAAAAAGCAAAGGCACAGATATACTTGCTGCCTGTGGGCAGTTGAAGGCTTTATACCCTTAG
- a CDS encoding vitamin B12-dependent ribonucleotide reductase, with translation MEKIKQTFELTDNAIEVLKRRYLKKNEDGILIETPEELFTRVATAIAQIDTIYGKSEKEVYRTKEEFFELMTSLRFLPNSPTLMNAGTPLGQLSACFVLPVEDSMEGIFDAVKYAAIIHKSGGGTGFSFSRLRPKGDVVGSTKGISSGPVSFMSVFDSATEAVKQGGRRRGANMGLLRVDHPDILEFITCKDDLTKFTNFNISVGLTEEFMKAVINDEEYELINPRSGKIVKRLKAKEVFDLIVHQAWKNGEPGIVFLDRINAANPTPSLGEIEATNPCGEQPLLPYESCNLGSINLAKMVKDNSVDWELLKDTVWKAVHFLDNVIDANKYPLSLIEQNTKANRKIGLGVMGWADMLIQLKIPYNSKEALNLAEELMKFILHEGRLASKELAKERGTFPNYAKSIYYDKMPLRNATITTIAPTGTLSIIAGCSSGIEPLFALCFARNVMDGTRLVEVNPYFKKEMEKIGIWSDSLADKIAETGSIQGIKEIPEEIKKIFVTAHEVSPSEHIRMQAAFQQYVDNAVSKTVNLPNQATEEDVREVYLLAYRLGCKGVTVYRDGSRHGQVIQKGKTESPALQISLKPRKRPETLKGVTRLMKTGCGNLYVTINKDKDGKPFEVFTNIGKAGGCAASQAEAIGRLISLALRSGIEPQEIVKQLKGISCHAPVWSGNGKITSCSDAIAKAIEAELRETKGNSLENKEEIKNNSEAAHYGACPECGSSLSYEEGCVICHSCGFTRCS, from the coding sequence ATGGAAAAAATTAAACAAACATTTGAATTGACAGACAATGCTATAGAAGTTTTAAAAAGACGATATCTTAAAAAGAACGAAGACGGTATATTGATAGAAACCCCTGAAGAACTTTTTACAAGAGTTGCAACTGCAATTGCTCAAATAGATACAATATATGGTAAATCAGAAAAAGAAGTGTATAGAACAAAAGAAGAATTTTTTGAACTTATGACTTCTTTAAGATTTTTACCAAACTCACCAACTCTTATGAATGCTGGAACTCCACTTGGTCAGTTGAGTGCTTGTTTTGTTTTACCTGTTGAGGATTCTATGGAAGGAATCTTTGATGCAGTAAAATATGCAGCAATAATACATAAATCTGGAGGAGGAACAGGATTCAGTTTTTCCCGTCTTAGACCAAAAGGCGATGTTGTAGGTTCAACCAAAGGCATAAGCTCAGGTCCTGTATCTTTTATGAGTGTTTTTGATTCCGCTACAGAAGCTGTAAAGCAGGGTGGCAGGCGCAGAGGTGCAAATATGGGACTTTTAAGAGTAGACCATCCTGATATTTTAGAGTTTATAACCTGCAAGGATGACCTCACAAAATTCACAAATTTTAATATTTCAGTAGGACTGACAGAAGAATTTATGAAAGCTGTTATAAACGATGAAGAATATGAGCTTATTAATCCTCGTTCAGGAAAGATTGTAAAACGCCTTAAAGCTAAAGAAGTTTTTGACCTGATTGTTCATCAGGCATGGAAAAATGGTGAACCCGGGATTGTTTTTCTTGATAGAATAAATGCGGCTAACCCAACACCGTCACTTGGTGAGATTGAGGCAACTAATCCATGCGGAGAACAACCACTTTTACCCTATGAATCCTGTAATCTTGGCTCAATAAATCTTGCAAAAATGGTTAAAGATAACTCTGTTGACTGGGAACTTCTTAAAGATACAGTATGGAAGGCTGTCCATTTTCTTGATAATGTTATTGATGCAAACAAATATCCTTTGTCGCTTATTGAACAGAACACAAAGGCAAACAGAAAAATAGGACTTGGAGTAATGGGATGGGCTGATATGCTGATTCAATTGAAAATTCCTTATAATTCAAAGGAAGCATTAAATTTAGCAGAAGAATTAATGAAGTTCATACTTCATGAAGGACGACTTGCTTCTAAAGAACTTGCAAAGGAAAGAGGGACATTTCCAAACTATGCAAAGAGCATTTACTATGACAAAATGCCTTTAAGGAATGCGACGATAACAACAATTGCACCGACAGGAACTCTTTCAATTATTGCAGGTTGCTCATCTGGGATAGAACCTCTTTTTGCTCTATGTTTTGCAAGAAATGTAATGGATGGAACAAGGCTTGTAGAAGTTAATCCTTACTTTAAAAAAGAAATGGAAAAAATAGGGATATGGTCTGATAGTTTGGCAGATAAAATAGCTGAAACTGGTTCAATTCAGGGAATAAAAGAAATACCTGAGGAAATAAAGAAAATTTTTGTAACAGCTCATGAAGTTTCTCCATCTGAACATATAAGGATGCAGGCAGCATTTCAACAGTATGTTGACAATGCAGTCAGTAAAACTGTAAATCTTCCAAATCAGGCAACAGAAGAGGATGTAAGAGAAGTTTATCTCCTTGCATATCGTCTTGGATGTAAAGGTGTTACTGTTTATAGAGATGGTTCAAGACATGGACAGGTTATTCAAAAAGGTAAAACAGAATCCCCAGCTTTACAGATAAGCCTTAAACCAAGAAAGAGACCTGAAACTCTTAAAGGTGTTACAAGATTAATGAAGACAGGCTGCGGAAATCTTTATGTGACAATAAATAAAGATAAAGATGGAAAACCTTTTGAAGTTTTTACAAATATAGGAAAAGCAGGAGGATGTGCTGCTTCTCAGGCAGAAGCGATTGGAAGGCTAATTTCTCTTGCATTAAGAAGCGGAATTGAGCCACAAGAAATAGTAAAGCAACTTAAAGGTATTTCTTGTCATGCTCCTGTTTGGTCAGGTAATGGCAAGATTACAAGCTGTTCAGATGCTATTGCTAAGGCAATAGAGGCAGAATTAAGAGAAACAAAAGGAAATAGTCTGGAAAATAAAGAGGAGATAAAAAACAATTCAGAGGCAGCTCACTATGGAGCCTGTCCTGAATGTGGAAGTTCTCTTTCTTATGAAGAAGGTTGTGTGATATGTCATAGTTGTGGGTTTACCAGATGCAGCTAA